A single region of the Rattus rattus isolate New Zealand chromosome 8, Rrattus_CSIRO_v1, whole genome shotgun sequence genome encodes:
- the Tmem25 gene encoding transmembrane protein 25: MELPLSQATLRHTLLLLPALLSSGQGELAPQIDGQTWAERALRENEHHAFTCRVAGGSATPRLAWYLDGQLQEATTSRLLSVGGDAFSGGTSTFTVTAQRSQHELNCSLQDPGSGRPANASVILNVQFKPEIAQVGAKYQEAQGPGLLVVLFALVRANPPANVTWIDQDGPVTVNASDFLVLDAQNYPWLTNHTVQLQLRSLAHNLSVVATNDVGVTSASLPAPGLLATRIEVPLLGIVVAGGLALGTLVGFSTLVACLVCRKEKKTKGPSRRPSLISSDSNNLKLNNVRLPRENMSLPSNLQLNDLTPDLRGKATERPMAQHSSRPELLEAEPGGLLTSRGFIRLPMLGYIYRVSSVSSDEIWL, translated from the exons ATGGAGTTGCCTCTAAGCCAAGCTACGCTCCGGCATACTCTGCTGCTCCTGCCTGCCCTCTTAAGTTCAG GTCAAGGAGAGCTGGCGCCACAAATTGATGGTCAGACCTGGGCTGAGAGAGCACTTAGGGAGAATGAGCACCATGCTTTCACCTGTCGGGTTGCAGGGGGTTCTGCCACTCCCCGATTAGCCTGGTACCTGGATGGACAGCTACAGGAGGCTACCACCTCGCGACTCCTGAGTGTGGGCGGGGACGCCTTCTCTGGAGGTACCAGCACTTTCACTGTCACTGCCCAGCGCTCCCAACATGAGCTTAACTGCTCCCTGCAGGACCCAGGGAGTGGCCGGCCAGCCAATGCCTCTGTCATTCTCAATGTGCAAT TCAAACCAGAGATTGCCCAGGTTGGAGCCAAGTACCAGGAAGCTCAGGGCCCAGGCCTTCTGGTTGTCCTGTTTGCCCTGGTACGGGCCAACCCACCTGCCAATGTCACATGGATTGACCAGGATGGGCCAGTGACTGTCAATGCCTCTGACTTCCTGGTGCTGGATGCCCAGAACTATCCCTGGCTCACCAACCACACTGTGCAGCTGCAGCTCCGAAGCCTGGCACACAACCTCTCGGTGGTGGCCACCAACGATGTGGGTGTCACCAGCGCCTCACTTCCAGCTCCAG GGCTCCTGGCCACACGGATAGAAGTGCCACTGCTGGGCATCGTTGTGGCTGGAGGACTTGCCTTGGGCACTCTAGTGGGGTTCAGTACCTTGGTGGCCTGCCTGGTctgcaggaaagagaagaaaacaaaag GCCCCTCCCGGCGTCCTTCTCTGATATCTAG TGACTCCAATAACCTGAAACTGAATAATGTGCGCCTGCCCCGGGAGAACATGTCCCTCCCATCCAACCTTCAGCTCAATGACCTCACTCCGGATCTCAGAG GGAAAGCAACAGAGCGGCCAATGGCTCAGCATAGCAGCCGTCCAGAGCTTCTAGAAGCAGAGCCTGGTGGCCTCCTCACCAGCCGAG GCTTCATCCGTCTCCCAATGTTGGGCTACATCTACCGTGTGTCCAGCGTAAGCAGTGATGAGATTTGGCTCTGA
- the Ttc36 gene encoding tetratricopeptide repeat protein 36 produces the protein MGTPNDQAVLQAILNPNTPFGDVVGLHLEETEEGDEDGVFPQAQLEQSKALELQGVRAAEAGDLHTALERFGKAISLLPERASAYNNRAQVRRLQGDVAGALEDLERAVTLSGGRGRAARQSFVQRGLLARFQGRDDDARRDFEQAARLGSSFARRQLVLLNPYAALCNRMLADMMGQLRAPSNGR, from the exons ATGGGGACTCCAAATGATCAGGCAGTGCTGCAGGCCATCCTCAACCCTAATACCCCCTTTGGAGATGTTGTTGGATTGCACCTGGAAGAAACAGAGGAGGGAGATGAAG ATGGAGTTTTCCCTCAAGCACAGTTGGAGCAATCCAAGGCCCTGGAGTTGCAGGGAGTGAGGGCAGCAGAAGCTGGGGACCTCCACACAGCCCTGGAGAGGTTTGGCAAAGCCATTAGCCTGCTACCTGAGAGAGCCTCTGCGTACAACAACCGTGCCCAAGTGAGGCGGCTCCAGGGGGATGTAGCAG GCGCCCTAGAGGACTTGGAGCGCGCGGTGACGTTGAGCGGCGGCCGGGGTCGCGCCGCCCGCCAGAGCTTCGTGCAGCGCGGGCTGCTGGCACGATTTCAGGGTCGGGACGACGATGCCCGCAGAGACTTCGAGCAGGCGGCGAGACTGGGCAGCTCGTTCGCACGGCGCCAGTTGGTGCTGCTCAATCCGTACGCCGCGCTGTGCAATCGCATGCTGGCCGACATGATGGGGCAGCTGCGCGCGCCCAGCAACGGGCGCTGA